GAAAAACAGTTCTGACGTTAGCGAAGTCAAAAGCTTTGCAGACGGAGCGATAATCGGCACCGAAATCGTCAAGCTAACGGCTAAATTTAAGGGCGAAGAGCTTATGCGCGAGATAGAAAAGCTTTTTTGATTTAGGCTAATTTATATAAATTTAAAGTATAATTAGAGCTATTTGAAGTCAAGGAAATTAAAATGATGGATATAATTGAGCTTGGTGTAAAGCACCTTTGCGAAGATACCTTGGGATATAAAATAAGTGATGCAAAAACGTTAAATGGTGAATTTTATGGCTCTAGCTTACCTATTTATAAAGGCAAAGACGAATATCAATTCTATCTATATTTTAAAAAAGAGACTTTAAATCAGTTTGCTAAAATTTTATTAGGAATAGACGAATTGGCAGAAGATGAGCTAA
This Campylobacter sp. RM16192 DNA region includes the following protein-coding sequences:
- a CDS encoding restriction endonuclease, which gives rise to MMDIIELGVKHLCEDTLGYKISDAKTLNGEFYGSSLPIYKGKDEYQFYLYFKKETLNQFAKILLGIDELAEDELSDICKESANLAIGYAKNLLNERENNAYKMGTPEYLGRMQGFPVKLEEKRIYKIKNRTFQIGYKKA